One genomic region from Vanacampus margaritifer isolate UIUO_Vmar chromosome 2, RoL_Vmar_1.0, whole genome shotgun sequence encodes:
- the caskin2 gene encoding caskin-2 isoform X5 — protein sequence MGKEQDLLQAVKSGDLPSTHKLLAKLKSSRSKLLGSTKRLNVNYQDTDGFSALHHAALTGTAELLAALLEAQAAVDVKDSNGMRPLHYAAWQGKSESVLMLLRSGASVNGVSLDGHIPLHLAAQYGHYQVSEMLLQHQSNPCLVNKAKKTPLDLACEFGRVKVAQLLLSSNMVVALLEGERKEPSDSAFTTPLHLAARNGHKDIIGLLLKAGIDINATTKSGTALHEAALYGKTEVVRLLLDAGVDVNIRNTYNQTALDIVNQFTTSHASRDIKQLLRDATGVLQVRALKDLWNLHDPTALNIRAGDVITVLEQHADGRWKGHIHDSQRGTDRVGFFPPSIVEVISRRIGDRSSVGSSESVGSTRSAGSGQSTESNNNTLNNNNTLSNAHNGIAATGHHDNKVAPPAANCGASPSKQPHAGAVASRRPTVTVQQAAEQTFTHQQFLRPQHLLDGKDAEAIFDWLSDFQLEQYAGNFISAGYDVPTISRMTPEDLTAIGVTKPGHRKKISMEINKLNMPEWLPEYIPSELGEWLGAIGLPQYLKRLSENGYDSIGIVKDLTWEDLQEIGITKLGHQKKLMLAVKKLCDIHRAIAQAESGQGTLRRKAPGALHVVAIEPPDTGGEGSSPRTPKTMMTFQDSELSAELQSAMSGNYTDCEDVRNAAGSSHGRDRGSGRCQEPPTASISPHGRSQESLDGSPARDRNVPEGRDQRPVHKLVPLGTATVFKYPAVPAKPKVSRSHGSSPHGSPALKGFSYLNSHCGTTGVSGGLQEHHRTLAPPKKRTHSLNRYALSDGEPDEDDDEPALPSGNVPSYATLSRKHCRAQAARVQAGPEKSVSVGRSQSFAVRARKKGPPPPPPKRLSSVSSTTSGELSDSSTASSSGGSLVTDSRTMSLGSVMTDGGTVSSSSSGGSGVVTDSPGSVRSIAASLEGSAETQKPPDPKCDSDLQPLPAGESKETLGVRRRVQSVHEPEVGGKSDTEESDAKGSRSSHNSSSECIPFAEEGNLTIKQRPKAGAAGTPRAEAVTEPPDKVATAKNPEVPEFNLKESDTVKRRHKPKDKDEGSPCRDQIQIEVEADGKEGNPEEACLRMDTEAPIKPPLSPKPPLVAPKPVRHSLLAAQGGHGSPAVNVSVVQSLAFGTAMSPWSPSRGPSPPPAPPFCPAPPSPSATRIQALGGPGGSEVVQQKLDETSTSLAAALKAVERKLILDRDQGDGRANTVKSAGNILDDIGNMFDDLADQLDAMLD from the exons AACTTTTAGGATCCACAAAGAGACTCAACGTCAACTACCAGGACACAGACGG CTTCTCAGCGCTGCACCACGCCGCCCTCACGGGCACCGCTGAGCTGCTGGCGGCGCTGCTGGAGGCGCAGGCCGCTGTGGATGTCAAAGACAGCAATG GAATGCGTCCCCTGCATTACGCGGCGTGGCAAGGAAAGTCTGAGTCGGTCCTGATGCTGCTGCGCTCAGGAGCGTCCGTCAATGGTGTCTCGCTGGACGGGCACATTCCTCTGCACCTGGCTGCGCAGTATGGACATTACCAAGTG TCGGAGATGCTCCTCCAGCACCAGTCCAACCCGTGTCTCGTCAACAAGGCCAAGAAGACGCCGCTCGACCTAGCCTGCGAGTTTGGACGCGTCAAG gtggCCCAGCTGCTTTTGAGTAGCAACATGGTGGTGGCGCTGTTGGAGGGAGAGCGGAAGGAACCCAGCGACTCGGCTTTCACCACACCGCTGCACCTCGCCGCTCGTAACGGTCACAAAGACATCATTGG ccTGCTGCTGAAGGCCGGCATCGACATCAATGCCACCACCAAGTCAGGCACCGCCCTGCACGAGGCCGCCCTCTATGGGAAGACCGAGGTGGTGCGGCTGCTCCTGGAC GCCGGTGTCGACGTGAACATCCGGAACACTTACAACCAGACGGCACTCGACATCGTCAACCAGTTCACAACCTCACACGCCAGTCGGGACATTAAGCAATTGCTCAgag ATGCAACGGGGGTCCTGCAGGTGCGAGCGCTGAAGGACTTGTGGAACCTTCACGATCCCACCGCCCTCAACATCCGAGCCGGAGATGTGATCACG GTCCTGGAGCAGCACGCAGACGGCCGCTGGAAAGGTCACATCCACGACAGTCAGCGGGGGACGGACCGCGTAGGCTTCTTCCCGCCCTCCATCGTCGAGGTCATCAGCCGGCGCATCG GAGACCGGAGCAGCGTGGGGAGCAGCGAGAGCGTGGGCAGCACGCGCAGCGCTGGCAGCGGCCAGAGCAccgaaagcaacaacaacacgctaaacaacaacaacacgctAAGCAACGCTCACAACGGGATAGCCGccactggtcaccatgacaacaaG GTGGCGCCCCCTGCTGCTAATTGTGGAGCCTCGCCAAGCAAGCAGCCTCACGCAG GTGCTGTCGCCTCCCGCAGGCCGACTGTGACGGTGCAGCAAGCAGCGGAGCAGACCTTCACACATCAGCAGTTTTTACGTCCTCAGCACCTGCTAGATGGCAAG GACGCTGAGGCCATCTTCGATTGGCTGAGTGACTTCCAATTGGAGCAGTACGCGGGGAACTTCATCAGTGCTGGTTACGATGTCCCAACCATCAGCAGGATGACGCCTGAG GATCTGACAGCCATCGGTGTGACCAAACCGGGACACCGCAAGAAAATCTCCATGGAGATCAACAAGCTGAACATGCCAGAGTGGCTTCCTGAGTACATCCCG TCGGAGCTCGGCGAGTGGCTCGGCGCCATTGGCCTCCCGCAGTATCTGAAAAGACTCTCGGAAAACGGCTACGACAGCATCGGCATCGTCAAAGACCTGACGTGGGAAGACCTGCAAGAGATCGGTATCACGAAACTAG GCCACCAAAAGAAGTTGATGTTGGCAGTGAAGAAGCTGTGCGACATCCACCGGGCCATCGCTCAGGCAGAATCCGGCCAGGGAACGTTGCGGCGCAAAGCTCCCGGAGCGCTGCACGTGGTCGCCATCGAGCCACCAGATACCGGGGGGGAGGGCTCGTCCCCCCGCACACCAAAAACCATGATGACCTTTCAGGACAGTGAGCTGAGCGCGGAGCTGCAGTCGGCCATGTCCGGCAACTACACCGACTGCGAAGATGTCAGGAACGCAGCGGGTTCGTCCCATGGCAGAGACCGAGGGTCCGGACGCTGCCAGGAGCCCCCCACCGCCTCCATCAGCCCCCACGGTCGCTCCCAGGAGAGCCTAGACGGCAGCCCCGCAAGGGACAGGAACGTCCCCGAGGGCCGGGACCAGAGGCCCGTCCACAAGTTGGTTCCTCTGGGAACAGCCACCGTATTCAAGTATCCCGCTGTCCCCGCCAAACCCAAAGTGTCCCGCTCTCACGGCTCGTCTCCTCACGGCTCGCCGGCATTGAAGGGTTTCAGCTATCTTAACTCTCACTGCGGAACCACGGGTGTGTCGGGTGGACTCCAGGAGCACCACCGGACTCTAGCGCCTCCCAAGAAACGAACCCACAGTCTGAACCGCTACGCGCTATCAGACGGGGAACCcgacgaggacgacgacgaGCCGGCGCTTCCCTCTGGAAACGTGCCTTCGTACGCCACCCTGAGCCGCAAACACTGCCGCGCTCAGGCAGCGCGGGTGCAGGCCGGTCCGGAGAAGAGCGTCAGCGTAGGCCGCAGTCAGTCTTTTGCCGTGCGGGCACGGAAAAAAGGACCCCCACCTCCACCTCCCAAGAGACTGAGCTCAGTGAGCAGCACCACCAGCGGTGAGCTGAGCGATAGCAGCACCGCCTCGTCCTCAGGCGGCAGCCTGGTAACAGACAGTCGAACCATGTCATTGGGCAGCGTTATGACTGACGGCGGTACCGTGTCATCGTCTTCATCAGGCGGGAGTGGTGTAGTGACTGACAGCCCAGGAAGCGTCAGGAGCATCGCAGCCTCCTTGGAAGGAAGCGCAGAGACCCAAAAACCTCCAGATCCCAAATGTGACTCCGATTTGCAGCCACTGCCTGCCGGCGAATCCAAAGAGACCCTAGGGGTGAGGAGAAGGGTGCAGAGCGTGCACGAGCCAGAAGTAGGCGGCAAGTCCGACACAGAGGAATCTGACGCCAAAGGCTCCAGGTCATCTCACAACAGTTCCAGTGAGTGCATTCCCTTCGCCGAGGAGGGAAACCTGACCATCAAGCAGAGGCCCAAAGCCGGGGCTGCGGGAACCCCCAGGGCCGAGGCCGTGACGGAGCCTCCCGACAAAGTCGCCACTGCCAAGAACCCCGAGGTCCCGGAGTTCAACCTGAAGGAATCTGATACGGTCAAGCGGCGACACAAACCCAAAGACAAGGACGAAGGATCCCCCTGCAGAGACCAGATCCAAATTGAGGTTGAGGCCGACGGCAAGGAGGGGAACCCGGAGGAAGCCTGTTTGAGGATGGACACGGAGGCCCCTATCAAACCTCCCTTGTCCCCGAAACCTCCACTCGTGGCCCCCAAACCCGTACGACACAGCCTGCTGGCGGCACAAG GTGGACACGGGTCTCCGGCAGTGAATGTCAGCGTGGTCCAAAGTCTGGCCTTTGGCACCGCAATGTCCCCATGGTCTCCGTCCCGCGggccctccccgccgccggcgCCCCCTTTTTGTCCCGCCCCACCGTCCCCGTCGGCCACCAGAATCCAGGCTTTGGGTGGTCCAGGCGGGAGTGAGGTGGTCCAGCAGAAACTGGATGAGACTAGCACCTCTCTGGCGGCCGCCCTCAAGGCTGTGGAGAGGAAGCTGATCCTGGACCGGGACCAGGGTGACGG CAGAGCTAACACGGTCAAGTCGGCAGGAAACATCCTGGATGACATCGGCAACATGTTTGACGACCTGGCCGACCAGCTGGACGCCATGTTGGACTGA
- the caskin2 gene encoding caskin-2 isoform X1, with protein MGKEQDLLQAVKSGDLPSTHKLLAKLKSSRSKLLGSTKRLNVNYQDTDGFSALHHAALTGTAELLAALLEAQAAVDVKDSNGMRPLHYAAWQGKSESVLMLLRSGASVNGVSLDGHIPLHLAAQYGHYQVSEMLLQHQSNPCLVNKAKKTPLDLACEFGRVKVAQLLLSSNMVVALLEGERKEPSDSAFTTPLHLAARNGHKDIIGLLLKAGIDINATTKSGTALHEAALYGKTEVVRLLLDAGVDVNIRNTYNQTALDIVNQFTTSHASRDIKQLLRDATGVLQVRALKDLWNLHDPTALNIRAGDVITVLEQHADGRWKGHIHDSQRGTDRVGFFPPSIVEVISRRIGGTLSRHASLPARRRSRAALSAGLNSVPHVDDSYSLCIPPAPTAGASPSPPSPSRRPFLDVWVLRDSCHGDRSSVGSSESVGSTRSAGSGQSTESNNNTLNNNNTLSNAHNGIAATGHHDNKVAPPAANCGASPSKQPHAGAVASRRPTVTVQQAAEQTFTHQQFLRPQHLLDGKDAEAIFDWLSDFQLEQYAGNFISAGYDVPTISRMTPEDLTAIGVTKPGHRKKISMEINKLNMPEWLPEYIPSELGEWLGAIGLPQYLKRLSENGYDSIGIVKDLTWEDLQEIGITKLGHQKKLMLAVKKLCDIHRAIAQAESGQGTLRRKAPGALHVVAIEPPDTGGEGSSPRTPKTMMTFQDSELSAELQSAMSGNYTDCEDVRNAAGSSHGRDRGSGRCQEPPTASISPHGRSQESLDGSPARDRNVPEGRDQRPVHKLVPLGTATVFKYPAVPAKPKVSRSHGSSPHGSPALKGFSYLNSHCGTTGVSGGLQEHHRTLAPPKKRTHSLNRYALSDGEPDEDDDEPALPSGNVPSYATLSRKHCRAQAARVQAGPEKSVSVGRSQSFAVRARKKGPPPPPPKRLSSVSSTTSGELSDSSTASSSGGSLVTDSRTMSLGSVMTDGGTVSSSSSGGSGVVTDSPGSVRSIAASLEGSAETQKPPDPKCDSDLQPLPAGESKETLGVRRRVQSVHEPEVGGKSDTEESDAKGSRSSHNSSSECIPFAEEGNLTIKQRPKAGAAGTPRAEAVTEPPDKVATAKNPEVPEFNLKESDTVKRRHKPKDKDEGSPCRDQIQIEVEADGKEGNPEEACLRMDTEAPIKPPLSPKPPLVAPKPVRHSLLAAQGGHGSPAVNVSVVQSLAFGTAMSPWSPSRGPSPPPAPPFCPAPPSPSATRIQALGGPGGSEVVQQKLDETSTSLAAALKAVERKLILDRDQGDGRANTVKSAGNILDDIGNMFDDLADQLDAMLD; from the exons AACTTTTAGGATCCACAAAGAGACTCAACGTCAACTACCAGGACACAGACGG CTTCTCAGCGCTGCACCACGCCGCCCTCACGGGCACCGCTGAGCTGCTGGCGGCGCTGCTGGAGGCGCAGGCCGCTGTGGATGTCAAAGACAGCAATG GAATGCGTCCCCTGCATTACGCGGCGTGGCAAGGAAAGTCTGAGTCGGTCCTGATGCTGCTGCGCTCAGGAGCGTCCGTCAATGGTGTCTCGCTGGACGGGCACATTCCTCTGCACCTGGCTGCGCAGTATGGACATTACCAAGTG TCGGAGATGCTCCTCCAGCACCAGTCCAACCCGTGTCTCGTCAACAAGGCCAAGAAGACGCCGCTCGACCTAGCCTGCGAGTTTGGACGCGTCAAG gtggCCCAGCTGCTTTTGAGTAGCAACATGGTGGTGGCGCTGTTGGAGGGAGAGCGGAAGGAACCCAGCGACTCGGCTTTCACCACACCGCTGCACCTCGCCGCTCGTAACGGTCACAAAGACATCATTGG ccTGCTGCTGAAGGCCGGCATCGACATCAATGCCACCACCAAGTCAGGCACCGCCCTGCACGAGGCCGCCCTCTATGGGAAGACCGAGGTGGTGCGGCTGCTCCTGGAC GCCGGTGTCGACGTGAACATCCGGAACACTTACAACCAGACGGCACTCGACATCGTCAACCAGTTCACAACCTCACACGCCAGTCGGGACATTAAGCAATTGCTCAgag ATGCAACGGGGGTCCTGCAGGTGCGAGCGCTGAAGGACTTGTGGAACCTTCACGATCCCACCGCCCTCAACATCCGAGCCGGAGATGTGATCACG GTCCTGGAGCAGCACGCAGACGGCCGCTGGAAAGGTCACATCCACGACAGTCAGCGGGGGACGGACCGCGTAGGCTTCTTCCCGCCCTCCATCGTCGAGGTCATCAGCCGGCGCATCG GGGGCACCCTCTCCCGGCACGCCTCCCTTCCTGCTCGGCGCCGGTCCAGAGCTGCCCTGTCCGCCGGCCTCAACTCAGTCCCTCACGTTGACGACTCCTACTCCCTGTGCATCCCCCCTGCCCCAACCGCAG GTGCGTCTCCGAGCCCCCCGTCTCCGTCCAGGCGTCCCTTCCTGGACGTCTGGGTGCTCAGGGACTCGTGTCACG GAGACCGGAGCAGCGTGGGGAGCAGCGAGAGCGTGGGCAGCACGCGCAGCGCTGGCAGCGGCCAGAGCAccgaaagcaacaacaacacgctaaacaacaacaacacgctAAGCAACGCTCACAACGGGATAGCCGccactggtcaccatgacaacaaG GTGGCGCCCCCTGCTGCTAATTGTGGAGCCTCGCCAAGCAAGCAGCCTCACGCAG GTGCTGTCGCCTCCCGCAGGCCGACTGTGACGGTGCAGCAAGCAGCGGAGCAGACCTTCACACATCAGCAGTTTTTACGTCCTCAGCACCTGCTAGATGGCAAG GACGCTGAGGCCATCTTCGATTGGCTGAGTGACTTCCAATTGGAGCAGTACGCGGGGAACTTCATCAGTGCTGGTTACGATGTCCCAACCATCAGCAGGATGACGCCTGAG GATCTGACAGCCATCGGTGTGACCAAACCGGGACACCGCAAGAAAATCTCCATGGAGATCAACAAGCTGAACATGCCAGAGTGGCTTCCTGAGTACATCCCG TCGGAGCTCGGCGAGTGGCTCGGCGCCATTGGCCTCCCGCAGTATCTGAAAAGACTCTCGGAAAACGGCTACGACAGCATCGGCATCGTCAAAGACCTGACGTGGGAAGACCTGCAAGAGATCGGTATCACGAAACTAG GCCACCAAAAGAAGTTGATGTTGGCAGTGAAGAAGCTGTGCGACATCCACCGGGCCATCGCTCAGGCAGAATCCGGCCAGGGAACGTTGCGGCGCAAAGCTCCCGGAGCGCTGCACGTGGTCGCCATCGAGCCACCAGATACCGGGGGGGAGGGCTCGTCCCCCCGCACACCAAAAACCATGATGACCTTTCAGGACAGTGAGCTGAGCGCGGAGCTGCAGTCGGCCATGTCCGGCAACTACACCGACTGCGAAGATGTCAGGAACGCAGCGGGTTCGTCCCATGGCAGAGACCGAGGGTCCGGACGCTGCCAGGAGCCCCCCACCGCCTCCATCAGCCCCCACGGTCGCTCCCAGGAGAGCCTAGACGGCAGCCCCGCAAGGGACAGGAACGTCCCCGAGGGCCGGGACCAGAGGCCCGTCCACAAGTTGGTTCCTCTGGGAACAGCCACCGTATTCAAGTATCCCGCTGTCCCCGCCAAACCCAAAGTGTCCCGCTCTCACGGCTCGTCTCCTCACGGCTCGCCGGCATTGAAGGGTTTCAGCTATCTTAACTCTCACTGCGGAACCACGGGTGTGTCGGGTGGACTCCAGGAGCACCACCGGACTCTAGCGCCTCCCAAGAAACGAACCCACAGTCTGAACCGCTACGCGCTATCAGACGGGGAACCcgacgaggacgacgacgaGCCGGCGCTTCCCTCTGGAAACGTGCCTTCGTACGCCACCCTGAGCCGCAAACACTGCCGCGCTCAGGCAGCGCGGGTGCAGGCCGGTCCGGAGAAGAGCGTCAGCGTAGGCCGCAGTCAGTCTTTTGCCGTGCGGGCACGGAAAAAAGGACCCCCACCTCCACCTCCCAAGAGACTGAGCTCAGTGAGCAGCACCACCAGCGGTGAGCTGAGCGATAGCAGCACCGCCTCGTCCTCAGGCGGCAGCCTGGTAACAGACAGTCGAACCATGTCATTGGGCAGCGTTATGACTGACGGCGGTACCGTGTCATCGTCTTCATCAGGCGGGAGTGGTGTAGTGACTGACAGCCCAGGAAGCGTCAGGAGCATCGCAGCCTCCTTGGAAGGAAGCGCAGAGACCCAAAAACCTCCAGATCCCAAATGTGACTCCGATTTGCAGCCACTGCCTGCCGGCGAATCCAAAGAGACCCTAGGGGTGAGGAGAAGGGTGCAGAGCGTGCACGAGCCAGAAGTAGGCGGCAAGTCCGACACAGAGGAATCTGACGCCAAAGGCTCCAGGTCATCTCACAACAGTTCCAGTGAGTGCATTCCCTTCGCCGAGGAGGGAAACCTGACCATCAAGCAGAGGCCCAAAGCCGGGGCTGCGGGAACCCCCAGGGCCGAGGCCGTGACGGAGCCTCCCGACAAAGTCGCCACTGCCAAGAACCCCGAGGTCCCGGAGTTCAACCTGAAGGAATCTGATACGGTCAAGCGGCGACACAAACCCAAAGACAAGGACGAAGGATCCCCCTGCAGAGACCAGATCCAAATTGAGGTTGAGGCCGACGGCAAGGAGGGGAACCCGGAGGAAGCCTGTTTGAGGATGGACACGGAGGCCCCTATCAAACCTCCCTTGTCCCCGAAACCTCCACTCGTGGCCCCCAAACCCGTACGACACAGCCTGCTGGCGGCACAAG GTGGACACGGGTCTCCGGCAGTGAATGTCAGCGTGGTCCAAAGTCTGGCCTTTGGCACCGCAATGTCCCCATGGTCTCCGTCCCGCGggccctccccgccgccggcgCCCCCTTTTTGTCCCGCCCCACCGTCCCCGTCGGCCACCAGAATCCAGGCTTTGGGTGGTCCAGGCGGGAGTGAGGTGGTCCAGCAGAAACTGGATGAGACTAGCACCTCTCTGGCGGCCGCCCTCAAGGCTGTGGAGAGGAAGCTGATCCTGGACCGGGACCAGGGTGACGG CAGAGCTAACACGGTCAAGTCGGCAGGAAACATCCTGGATGACATCGGCAACATGTTTGACGACCTGGCCGACCAGCTGGACGCCATGTTGGACTGA